The following are encoded in a window of Pseudomonas multiresinivorans genomic DNA:
- a CDS encoding amidase has protein sequence MIEVTEVSIAQLREALESGRTTAVELVKAYLARIDAYDGPTKLNAVVVRNTEALKEAEASDARRARGETLGPLDGIPYTAKDSYLVKGLTAASGSPAFKDLIAYRDAFTVERLRAGGAICLGKTNMPPMANGGMQRGVYGRAESPYNRKFLTAPFASGSSNGAGTATAASFSAFGLAEETWSSGRGPASNNGLCAYTPSRGVISVRGNWPLTPTMDVVVPYARTMADLLEVLDVVVAEDADKRGDLWRLQPWVPIPAVSEVRPASYLDLAAGPEALKGKRLGVPRMFINKDELAGTSEKPGIGGPTGQRINTRASVIDLWEQARKALEAAGAEVVEVDFPLVSNCEGDRPGAPTVYNRGFVSEQFLHDELWELSGWGFDDFLRANGDPKLNKLADVDGPKIFPHDPGTLPNREDDLVAGMDEYVNMAKRGLKTWDQIETLPDGLRGLEKTRKLDLEDWMDELKLDAVLFPTVADVGPADADVNPESADIAWSNGIWVANGNLAIRHLGVPTVTVPMGVMADIGMPVGLTFAGRAYDDSALLTFAAAFEATGSKRLVPPSTPPLS, from the coding sequence ATGATCGAGGTAACCGAAGTTTCCATTGCGCAGCTGCGTGAAGCCCTCGAGTCGGGCCGCACCACCGCGGTCGAACTGGTCAAGGCCTACCTCGCTCGCATTGACGCCTACGATGGCCCGACCAAGCTCAACGCCGTGGTCGTGCGCAACACCGAGGCCCTGAAGGAAGCCGAAGCCTCCGACGCCCGCCGCGCCCGTGGCGAGACCCTCGGCCCGCTGGACGGCATTCCGTACACCGCCAAGGACAGCTACCTGGTGAAAGGCCTGACCGCCGCTTCCGGCAGCCCGGCCTTCAAGGACCTGATCGCCTACCGCGACGCCTTCACCGTCGAGCGCCTGCGCGCCGGCGGCGCCATCTGCCTGGGCAAGACCAACATGCCGCCCATGGCCAACGGTGGCATGCAGCGCGGCGTCTACGGCCGTGCTGAAAGCCCGTACAACCGCAAGTTCCTCACCGCGCCCTTCGCCTCCGGCTCCTCCAACGGTGCCGGCACTGCGACCGCCGCGAGCTTCTCGGCCTTCGGCCTGGCGGAAGAAACCTGGTCCAGCGGCCGCGGCCCGGCCTCGAACAACGGCCTGTGCGCCTACACCCCGTCCCGTGGCGTGATCTCGGTGCGTGGCAACTGGCCGCTGACCCCGACCATGGACGTGGTGGTGCCCTACGCCCGCACCATGGCCGACCTGCTGGAAGTGCTCGACGTGGTCGTCGCCGAAGACGCCGACAAGCGCGGTGACCTGTGGCGCCTGCAGCCGTGGGTGCCGATCCCCGCCGTCAGCGAAGTGCGCCCGGCTTCCTACCTGGACCTCGCCGCCGGCCCGGAAGCCCTCAAGGGCAAGCGCCTGGGCGTACCGCGCATGTTCATCAACAAGGACGAACTGGCCGGCACCAGCGAGAAGCCCGGCATCGGCGGCCCGACCGGCCAGCGCATCAACACCCGCGCCTCGGTCATCGACCTCTGGGAACAGGCCCGCAAGGCCCTGGAAGCCGCCGGCGCCGAAGTCGTCGAAGTGGACTTCCCGCTGGTTTCCAACTGCGAGGGCGACCGCCCTGGCGCGCCGACCGTGTACAACCGCGGCTTCGTCTCCGAGCAGTTCCTGCATGACGAACTGTGGGAACTGTCCGGCTGGGGCTTCGACGACTTCCTCCGCGCCAACGGCGATCCCAAGCTGAACAAGCTGGCTGACGTCGACGGGCCGAAGATCTTCCCCCATGACCCGGGCACTCTGCCGAACCGCGAGGACGACCTGGTCGCCGGTATGGACGAGTACGTCAACATGGCCAAGCGCGGCCTGAAGACCTGGGACCAGATCGAAACCCTGCCGGACGGCCTGCGCGGCCTGGAGAAGACCCGCAAGCTCGACCTGGAAGACTGGATGGACGAGCTGAAGCTGGACGCCGTGCTGTTCCCCACCGTGGCCGACGTCGGCCCGGCGGACGCCGACGTGAACCCGGAATCGGCCGACATCGCCTGGAGCAACGGCATCTGGGTGGCCAACGGCAACCTGGCGATCCGTCACCTGGGCGTGCCGACCGTCACCGTGCCGATGGGCGTGATGGCCGACATCGGCATGCCGGTGGGCCTGACCTTCGCCGGCCGCGCCTATGACGACTCGGCGCTGCTGACCTTCGCCGCGGCCTTCGAGGCCACCGGCTCCAAGCGCCTGGTGCCGCCGAGCACGCCGCCGCTGAGCTGA
- a CDS encoding glutathione S-transferase family protein — protein MSLVLFGHLFSSYTQKVLIALYENATPFEFRGLGPDEPDNGAHWLRLWPLAKFPVLLDGEHSVAETSIIIEYLHLKHPGPVRLLPDDPLKALDVRFLDRFFDWHVMTPVQHAVLGAMSGEASKRAEGLAHAVSKLELAYAWLEEELAGRAWAAGDSFSLADCAAAPSLFYADWTHPIGDRYPTLRGYRSRLLARPSFARAVEDARPLRTLFPLGAPDRD, from the coding sequence ATGTCCCTTGTGCTCTTCGGCCATCTCTTTTCCTCCTACACGCAGAAGGTGCTGATCGCGCTGTACGAGAACGCCACGCCCTTCGAGTTCCGCGGCCTGGGCCCGGATGAGCCGGACAACGGTGCGCACTGGCTGCGCCTGTGGCCGCTGGCGAAGTTCCCGGTGCTGCTGGACGGTGAGCACAGCGTCGCCGAGACCAGCATCATCATCGAGTACCTCCACTTGAAGCATCCCGGCCCGGTGCGGCTGTTGCCGGACGATCCGCTGAAGGCGCTGGATGTGCGCTTCCTCGACCGCTTCTTCGACTGGCACGTGATGACCCCGGTGCAGCACGCCGTGCTGGGGGCCATGAGCGGTGAGGCGAGCAAGCGCGCCGAAGGCCTGGCCCACGCGGTAAGCAAGCTCGAACTGGCCTACGCCTGGCTGGAAGAGGAACTGGCCGGGCGCGCGTGGGCGGCGGGCGACAGCTTCAGCCTGGCCGACTGTGCAGCGGCGCCGTCACTGTTCTACGCCGACTGGACCCATCCCATCGGCGACCGCTACCCGACCCTGCGTGGCTACCGCTCGCGCCTGCTGGCGCGCCCGTCCTTCGCCCGCGCGGTGGAGGATGCGCGACCTCTGCGGACACTGTTCCCGCTGGGAGCGCCGGATCGCGATTGA
- a CDS encoding response regulator transcription factor, whose translation MRVLLVEDDTMIGDAIQAALNEAGYATDWVQDGLSALSALASQHYDQVLLDLGLPGKDGLEVLASLRAHDNPVPLLIITARDSLDDRLRGLDGGADDYLLKPFELAELLARMRAVMRRKGGSASPLLSNGVVSLDPIHKHASTAEHAEVALSNREFSLLQALLIRPGAILSRSELEDRLYGWGNEVESNAIEFLIHSLRRKLGSHVIKNVRGMGWMVSKGA comes from the coding sequence ATGCGGGTACTGCTGGTCGAAGACGACACCATGATCGGCGACGCCATCCAGGCCGCGCTGAATGAGGCGGGCTATGCCACCGACTGGGTGCAGGATGGCCTGAGCGCCTTGAGCGCGCTCGCCAGCCAGCACTATGACCAAGTACTGCTCGACCTCGGCCTGCCGGGCAAGGATGGGCTCGAGGTGCTGGCCAGCCTGCGTGCCCACGACAACCCGGTGCCCTTGCTGATCATCACCGCCCGCGACAGCCTCGATGACCGCCTGCGCGGGCTGGACGGCGGCGCCGACGACTACCTGCTCAAGCCCTTCGAACTGGCCGAACTGCTGGCCCGCATGCGTGCGGTGATGCGCCGCAAGGGAGGCAGCGCCAGCCCCCTGCTGAGCAATGGCGTGGTCTCGCTGGACCCGATCCACAAGCATGCCAGCACCGCCGAGCACGCCGAGGTGGCACTCTCCAACCGTGAGTTCAGCCTCCTGCAGGCGCTGCTGATCCGCCCCGGCGCCATCCTCTCGCGCAGCGAGCTGGAGGATCGCCTGTACGGCTGGGGCAACGAGGTGGAAAGCAATGCCATCGAATTCCTGATCCACTCGCTGCGACGCAAGCTGGGCAGCCATGTCATCAAGAACGTCAGGGGAATGGGATGGATGGTTTCAAAAGGCGCCTGA
- a CDS encoding ATP-binding protein: MDGFKRRLNESVQLRLSIALSLAILAVAVVAGVFAFASAFDEALEIQDNSLRHVAELFERQHMTLRYPDEVISTRGDDEESRIVVQYLADGSKASGDSDTTLPLPLSTHLADGLSTQHLYGESFRVLVKTTAAGERIAVAQETGSRDKDARESAWRSLLPLLVLFPILLLVVADLVRKLFRPIARLAEEIDQRDEQQLHPVNESALPTEVRPFVHAINRLLGRVGNSLETQHRFVADAAHELRSPLTALSLQAERLGVADMSDVARERLAQLRRGLERSKNLVDQLLSLARAQAPATQPASATSVHQVYRSVLEDLLPLARAKDLDIGLESGEDACLPVSEMDLSTMLKNLVDNAIRYTPQGGRIDLAVLRGPQAVLLRVSDTGPGIAEAERQRVFDPFYRTLGNTEIGSGLGLSIVRAIAERLGAVVQLGYTDAKAKTGLSVTLSFALAAD; this comes from the coding sequence ATGGATGGTTTCAAAAGGCGCCTGAACGAGTCGGTACAGCTACGCCTGTCCATCGCCCTGTCGCTGGCCATCCTGGCGGTGGCAGTCGTCGCCGGCGTCTTCGCCTTCGCCTCGGCCTTCGATGAAGCCCTGGAAATCCAGGACAACAGCCTGCGCCACGTTGCCGAGCTGTTCGAGCGCCAGCACATGACGCTGCGCTACCCCGACGAGGTCATTTCCACCAGGGGCGATGACGAGGAGTCGCGCATCGTCGTCCAGTACCTGGCCGACGGCAGCAAGGCCAGTGGCGACTCCGACACCACCTTGCCGTTGCCGCTGTCGACCCACCTTGCCGATGGCCTGTCGACCCAGCACCTGTACGGCGAGTCCTTCCGCGTGCTGGTGAAAACCACCGCCGCGGGCGAACGCATCGCCGTGGCGCAGGAAACCGGCAGCCGCGACAAGGACGCCCGCGAGAGCGCCTGGCGCAGCCTGCTTCCCCTGCTGGTACTGTTCCCGATCCTGCTGCTGGTGGTCGCCGACCTGGTGCGCAAGCTGTTTCGTCCCATCGCCCGGCTGGCGGAGGAAATCGACCAGCGCGACGAGCAACAATTGCACCCGGTGAACGAGTCGGCGCTGCCCACCGAGGTCCGGCCCTTCGTACATGCCATCAATCGCTTGCTGGGCCGCGTGGGTAACAGCCTGGAAACTCAGCACCGCTTCGTCGCCGATGCCGCCCACGAGCTGCGCTCTCCCTTGACCGCGCTCTCGCTGCAGGCAGAACGCCTCGGTGTCGCGGACATGTCCGATGTCGCCCGCGAGCGGCTGGCGCAACTGCGAAGGGGCCTCGAGCGAAGCAAGAACCTCGTCGACCAGTTGCTGAGCCTCGCCCGCGCCCAGGCTCCCGCGACGCAACCGGCCTCAGCGACCTCCGTGCACCAGGTGTATCGCAGCGTACTCGAGGACCTGCTGCCACTGGCCAGGGCCAAGGACCTGGATATCGGCCTGGAATCCGGCGAGGACGCCTGCCTGCCCGTCAGCGAGATGGATCTCTCGACGATGCTGAAGAACCTGGTCGACAACGCCATTCGCTACACACCGCAAGGCGGCCGCATCGACCTGGCCGTCCTGCGCGGACCGCAGGCCGTCCTGCTGCGGGTCAGCGACACAGGGCCGGGTATCGCCGAAGCCGAACGGCAACGAGTCTTCGACCCCTTCTATCGCACGCTGGGCAACACCGAAATAGGTTCAGGCCTGGGCCTGTCCATTGTCAGGGCCATTGCCGAACGCCTGGGAGCCGTGGTGCAACTGGGCTATACGGACGCCAAGGCGAAAACCGGTCTTAGCGTCACCCTGAGCTTTGCCCTCGCAGCGGACTGA
- a CDS encoding aldehyde dehydrogenase family protein, translated as MLASLPIKPESRAFLQRAPKMLIGADWTSASDGALMDLRNPATGEVLCQVPAGTPDDVDRAVRAARQAFDDSAWTRTRPRERQNLLWKLADLMERDADLLAELECLNNGKSAAVARVMDVQLAIDFLRYMAGYATKIEGSTVDVSMPLMPDGDFHGYIRREAVGVVGAIVAWNFPLLLACWKLGPALATGCSVVLKPADETPLSALKLAELVLEAGYPAGVFNVVTGTGITAGAALSHHPLVDKLTFTGSTPVGKQIGKAAMDNMTRVTLELGGKSPTIVMADADLATAAAGAAQAIFFNQGQVCCAGSRLYVQRKHFDNVVADIAGIANGMKLGNGLDPSIDMGPLISAKQQKRVFDYIELGRDKGATIACGGEQFGPGYFVKPTVIVDVDQKNPLVQEEIFGPVLVAMPFDDIEDALRLANDSPYGLGASVWSNDLAAVHRMVPRIKSGSVWVNCHSALDPALPFGGYKMSGLGREMGAAAIEHYTELKSVLIRL; from the coding sequence ATGCTCGCTTCCCTGCCCATCAAGCCCGAATCCCGCGCCTTCCTGCAGCGCGCGCCGAAGATGCTCATCGGCGCCGACTGGACCTCCGCCAGCGACGGCGCCCTGATGGACCTGCGCAACCCGGCCACCGGCGAAGTGCTCTGCCAGGTGCCAGCCGGCACTCCCGATGACGTGGACCGCGCCGTACGCGCCGCGCGCCAGGCCTTCGACGATTCCGCCTGGACCCGCACCCGCCCGCGCGAGCGGCAGAACCTGCTGTGGAAGCTCGCCGACCTGATGGAGCGCGACGCCGACCTGCTGGCCGAACTCGAGTGCCTGAACAACGGCAAGAGCGCCGCCGTCGCCCGCGTGATGGACGTGCAACTGGCCATCGACTTCCTGCGTTACATGGCCGGCTACGCCACCAAGATCGAAGGCAGCACCGTGGACGTGTCCATGCCGCTGATGCCCGACGGCGACTTCCACGGCTACATCCGCCGCGAAGCCGTCGGCGTGGTTGGCGCCATCGTCGCCTGGAACTTCCCGCTGCTGCTGGCCTGCTGGAAGCTCGGCCCGGCGCTGGCCACCGGCTGCTCGGTAGTGCTCAAGCCCGCCGACGAGACGCCGCTGTCCGCGCTGAAACTCGCCGAACTTGTCCTTGAAGCGGGCTACCCGGCCGGCGTGTTCAACGTCGTCACCGGCACCGGTATCACCGCGGGCGCCGCCCTCTCCCACCACCCGCTGGTGGACAAGCTGACCTTCACCGGCTCCACCCCGGTGGGCAAGCAGATCGGCAAGGCGGCCATGGACAACATGACCCGCGTGACCCTGGAACTGGGCGGCAAGTCGCCGACCATCGTCATGGCCGACGCCGACCTGGCCACCGCCGCGGCCGGCGCCGCCCAGGCGATCTTCTTCAACCAGGGGCAGGTCTGCTGCGCCGGCTCGCGCCTGTACGTGCAGCGCAAGCACTTCGACAACGTGGTCGCCGATATCGCCGGCATCGCCAACGGCATGAAGCTGGGTAACGGGCTGGACCCGAGCATCGACATGGGCCCGCTGATCTCTGCCAAGCAGCAGAAGCGCGTGTTCGACTACATCGAGCTGGGCCGCGACAAGGGCGCCACCATCGCCTGTGGCGGCGAGCAATTCGGCCCCGGCTACTTCGTCAAGCCGACGGTGATCGTCGACGTCGACCAGAAGAACCCGCTGGTGCAGGAAGAGATCTTCGGCCCGGTGCTGGTCGCCATGCCCTTCGACGACATCGAGGACGCCCTGCGCCTGGCCAACGACAGCCCCTACGGCCTGGGCGCCAGCGTCTGGTCCAACGACCTGGCGGCGGTGCATCGCATGGTGCCGCGCATCAAGTCCGGCTCGGTGTGGGTCAACTGCCACAGCGCACTGGACCCGGCGCTGCCCTTCGGCGGCTACAAGATGTCCGGCCTCGGCCGCGAAATGGGCGCCGCCGCCATTGAGCACTACACCGAGCTGAAGTCGGTACTGATCCGCCTGTAA
- a CDS encoding IS481 family transposase, producing MNLHKHARLTPRGRALLVQRMLQGLRAEEAAQAAGVSVRTAYKWLRRYREEGEAGMMDRTSRPHACPHATPESRLERLIERRSARQTYRQIANELGLAVSTIARHLKRLGLNRLPELEPAPPIRRYQYAQPGDLLHLDIKKLARFWRPGHRVTGTRLMGSDGAGWEFVHVAIDDASRIAFSSLHADERGGSACRALLQALRYYRSLKIRFTRVMTDNGACYRSGLFRRLCRRLGLRHIRTRPYTPRTNGKAERFIQTSLREWAYARSYESSEQRAQHLALWLHQYNWHRPHSSLHYCPPISRIPLNNLLGLHN from the coding sequence ATGAACCTGCATAAACATGCCCGTCTTACACCGCGCGGTCGAGCCCTTTTAGTCCAGCGCATGCTTCAGGGATTACGTGCTGAAGAGGCAGCGCAGGCGGCCGGTGTCAGCGTACGTACGGCCTACAAATGGCTTCGGCGTTACCGCGAAGAGGGAGAGGCCGGCATGATGGATCGCACTTCGCGCCCTCACGCCTGCCCCCATGCCACACCCGAGTCCCGGCTCGAAAGGCTGATTGAGCGGCGCAGCGCCCGTCAAACCTATCGGCAAATTGCCAACGAGTTAGGGCTGGCAGTCAGTACCATCGCTCGCCACCTCAAACGACTCGGACTCAATCGGCTCCCCGAGTTGGAGCCCGCTCCGCCGATCAGGCGTTATCAGTACGCTCAACCAGGTGATCTACTGCATCTGGATATCAAGAAGCTCGCACGCTTTTGGAGACCGGGACATCGAGTTACGGGAACCCGGCTGATGGGCTCTGACGGAGCGGGCTGGGAGTTTGTCCATGTCGCCATCGACGATGCCTCGCGCATCGCCTTCTCCAGCCTGCATGCTGATGAACGAGGTGGAAGTGCCTGTCGCGCTCTGCTCCAGGCTTTGCGCTACTACCGCTCGCTGAAGATTCGATTTACTCGGGTCATGACTGACAACGGTGCCTGCTACCGATCAGGTCTATTCCGCCGCCTATGCCGGCGTCTGGGCTTACGACATATCCGCACCAGACCCTACACCCCACGTACCAATGGCAAAGCTGAGCGCTTCATTCAAACCAGCTTGCGGGAGTGGGCCTACGCCCGTAGCTACGAGAGCTCTGAGCAGCGCGCCCAGCATCTGGCCCTCTGGCTACACCAATACAACTGGCACAGGCCTCACTCCAGTCTGCATTACTGCCCACCCATCAGCCGCATTCCACTGAACAACCTACTGGGTTTACACAACTAG
- the gabP gene encoding GABA permease gives MSAPSAKGTNGDLVQGFKPRHVTMLSIAGIIGAGLFVGSGHAIAAAGPSAIVAYALSGLLVVLVMRMLGEMAVASPDTGSFSAYADQAIGRWAGFTIGWLYWWFWVLVIPIEAIAAGVILNNWFPQVETWVFALSMTLLLTVTNLFSVAKYGEFEFWFAMLKVVAIVAFIGLGAAALFGLLPGREVSGLHRLMGEHGGFMPNGWTAIFSALITTLFSFIGTEAVTIAAAESSDPSRNIAKATRSVIWRISVFYLLSILVIISVVPWDDPRLVEIGSYQRTLELLHIPNAQLLMDLVVLVAVASCLNSSVYIASRMIYSLSRRNDAPAFIQRTSAAGVPRAAVIASTLIGMFTTLLNFFAPGRLFEFLLASSGSIALLVYLAIAVSQLRMRGILRRRNHELVFRMWLFPWLTWLVIGIISFILTVMFIMPSHRVEVSSTLALTVIIVLLSQTGRRTSPHTQRTIGRRAVRS, from the coding sequence ATGAGTGCTCCCAGTGCAAAAGGCACCAATGGCGATCTGGTGCAGGGCTTCAAGCCCCGCCACGTGACCATGCTTTCCATCGCGGGAATCATCGGCGCAGGGTTGTTCGTCGGCTCCGGCCACGCGATCGCCGCGGCCGGCCCTTCCGCCATCGTCGCCTATGCACTCTCCGGGTTGCTGGTGGTGCTGGTGATGCGCATGCTCGGCGAGATGGCCGTGGCCAGCCCCGACACGGGTTCCTTCTCCGCCTATGCCGACCAGGCCATCGGCCGCTGGGCCGGGTTCACCATCGGCTGGCTGTACTGGTGGTTCTGGGTGCTGGTCATCCCCATCGAGGCCATCGCCGCCGGGGTCATCCTCAACAACTGGTTCCCGCAGGTCGAGACCTGGGTCTTCGCCCTGTCGATGACCCTGCTGCTCACCGTCACCAACCTGTTCAGCGTCGCCAAGTACGGCGAGTTCGAATTCTGGTTCGCCATGCTCAAGGTGGTCGCCATCGTCGCCTTCATCGGCCTCGGCGCGGCAGCGCTGTTCGGCCTGCTGCCGGGGCGCGAGGTCAGCGGCCTGCACAGGCTGATGGGCGAGCACGGCGGCTTCATGCCCAACGGCTGGACGGCGATCTTCAGCGCGCTGATCACCACCCTGTTCAGCTTCATCGGCACCGAGGCGGTGACCATCGCCGCCGCCGAATCCAGCGACCCCAGCCGCAACATCGCCAAGGCCACGCGCTCGGTGATCTGGCGCATCAGCGTGTTCTACCTGCTGTCGATCCTGGTGATCATCTCGGTGGTGCCGTGGGACGACCCACGCCTGGTGGAGATCGGTTCCTACCAGCGCACCCTGGAGCTCCTGCACATCCCCAACGCGCAGTTGCTGATGGACCTGGTGGTGCTGGTCGCCGTGGCCAGTTGCCTGAACTCCTCGGTGTATATCGCCTCGCGGATGATCTATTCGCTGAGCCGCCGCAACGACGCCCCGGCCTTCATCCAGCGCACCTCGGCGGCGGGCGTGCCGCGTGCGGCGGTGATCGCCAGCACACTGATCGGCATGTTCACCACCCTGCTCAACTTCTTTGCGCCAGGGCGGCTGTTCGAGTTCCTGCTCGCCAGCTCCGGCTCCATCGCCCTGCTCGTCTACCTGGCCATCGCCGTGTCGCAGCTGCGCATGCGCGGCATCCTGCGCCGGCGCAACCACGAGCTGGTGTTTCGCATGTGGCTGTTCCCCTGGCTGACCTGGCTGGTGATCGGGATCATCAGCTTCATCCTCACGGTGATGTTCATCATGCCGTCGCACCGCGTGGAAGTGAGTTCGACCCTGGCCCTGACGGTGATCATCGTCCTGCTCAGCCAGACCGGCCGGCGCACGTCGCCCCACACCCAGCGAACCATCGGCCGGCGCGCCGTGCGTAGCTGA
- a CDS encoding GlxA family transcriptional regulator has protein sequence MQGRNLRYLDDDSREPGRLARVGFLLLEHFSLPAFTQALDTLVTANLIRAQTFATQTFSLDGESVTSDLGLVICPGETLTSAQLAELDLLVVCGGLRTPLRAIPELTRLLQIAADRGIALAGLWNGAWFLGQAGLLDGYRCAIHPENRAALAEIARHSEVTSESYQADRDRLTAASPTGAFNLVLEWINARHGRELVDAIVDILAFEESRFRRTRPALHEKLSEPLREAINLMSANIEEPLSQDQLSNYVGRSKRQIERLFQEQLGTTPVRYYLELRITESRRLLQHSSLPMYEVGLACGFVSPSHFSKCYTSFYGYSPSREARFGCVKAQRTSERTL, from the coding sequence ATGCAGGGGCGCAACCTGCGCTACCTCGACGATGATTCCCGGGAGCCCGGCCGGCTCGCGCGGGTGGGCTTCCTGCTGCTGGAGCACTTCTCCCTGCCGGCCTTCACCCAGGCGCTGGATACCCTGGTCACCGCCAACCTCATCCGCGCACAGACCTTCGCCACGCAGACCTTCAGCCTCGACGGCGAGTCGGTCACCAGCGACCTGGGCCTGGTGATCTGTCCCGGCGAGACGCTGACCTCAGCGCAACTCGCCGAGCTCGACCTGCTGGTGGTCTGCGGCGGCCTGCGCACCCCGCTGCGCGCAATCCCCGAACTGACGCGCCTGCTGCAGATCGCCGCCGACCGCGGCATCGCCCTCGCCGGCCTGTGGAACGGCGCCTGGTTCCTTGGCCAGGCCGGCCTGCTGGACGGCTACCGTTGCGCCATCCACCCGGAGAACCGCGCGGCGCTGGCGGAGATCGCCCGGCACAGCGAGGTCACCAGCGAGAGCTACCAGGCCGACCGCGACCGCCTCACCGCCGCCAGCCCCACCGGCGCCTTCAACCTCGTGCTGGAGTGGATCAACGCGCGCCACGGCCGTGAACTGGTGGACGCCATCGTCGACATCCTGGCCTTCGAGGAGTCGCGCTTCCGCCGCACCCGCCCGGCGCTGCACGAAAAGCTCAGCGAGCCGCTGCGCGAAGCGATCAACCTGATGAGCGCGAACATCGAGGAACCGCTTAGCCAGGACCAGCTGTCGAACTACGTCGGGCGCTCCAAGCGGCAGATCGAGCGGCTGTTCCAGGAACAATTGGGCACCACGCCGGTGCGCTACTACCTGGAACTGCGCATCACCGAAAGCCGCCGCCTGCTGCAGCATTCCAGCCTGCCGATGTACGAGGTGGGGCTGGCCTGCGGCTTCGTCTCGCCCAGCCATTTCAGCAAGTGCTACACATCCTTCTACGGCTACTCACCGTCCAGGGAAGCGCGCTTCGGTTGCGTGAAGGCGCAACGCACATCCGAGCGCACCCTGTAG